A portion of the Acidihalobacter yilgarnensis genome contains these proteins:
- the pdxA gene encoding 4-hydroxythreonine-4-phosphate dehydrogenase PdxA: MWTSVSTRAAQPPRQARRPERVSTTTLAITPGEPAGIGPDLIVQLASTRPTDDWVVVADPALLARRAKCLGLALDLQLVEPGPIPSAQPGALRVLPIPLGHPEVPGRLDTGNAEYVLETLRRATDGCQRGEFAALVTGPVHKGVINDAGVPFSGHTEFLAERCGGVHPVMLLAAGQLRVALATTHLPLAEVSGAITAERLTRVLRILDHDLRARFGLANPRILVCGLNPHAGEGGHLGREEIEIIAPTLETLRGEGLNLVGPLPADTVFTPRHLEHADAVLAMYHDQGLPVLKYVGFGQAVNITLGLPIVRTSVDHGTALDLAGSGRAETGSLAAAIDLAALLGRRAATT, translated from the coding sequence ATGTGGACATCCGTCTCGACCAGGGCAGCGCAACCGCCAAGACAGGCGCGGCGTCCTGAGCGCGTGAGTACCACAACACTCGCGATCACCCCCGGAGAGCCAGCCGGGATCGGCCCCGATCTGATCGTCCAGCTCGCCAGCACCCGGCCTACGGACGACTGGGTCGTCGTCGCCGACCCAGCGCTGCTCGCGCGGCGCGCCAAATGCCTCGGTCTGGCGCTGGATCTGCAGCTCGTCGAACCAGGGCCCATACCCAGCGCACAGCCCGGCGCGCTGCGCGTGTTGCCGATCCCGCTAGGGCATCCTGAAGTACCCGGACGACTCGACACGGGCAATGCCGAATACGTCCTCGAAACACTGCGGCGCGCAACCGACGGCTGCCAGCGCGGCGAGTTTGCCGCGCTGGTCACCGGACCCGTGCACAAGGGCGTGATCAACGACGCGGGCGTACCCTTCAGCGGTCATACCGAGTTCCTCGCCGAGCGCTGCGGCGGCGTACACCCGGTCATGCTGCTCGCCGCCGGGCAATTGCGGGTCGCACTGGCCACCACGCACCTGCCGCTCGCCGAAGTCAGCGGCGCGATCACCGCCGAACGACTGACACGCGTGCTGCGTATCCTCGATCACGACCTGCGCGCGCGCTTCGGGCTCGCAAACCCGCGCATCCTGGTCTGCGGGCTCAATCCGCATGCCGGCGAAGGCGGTCACCTCGGGCGCGAGGAAATCGAAATCATCGCCCCGACCCTTGAGACCCTGCGTGGCGAGGGCCTGAATCTCGTCGGACCGTTGCCTGCCGACACCGTGTTCACCCCTCGACACCTCGAACATGCCGATGCCGTGCTTGCCATGTACCACGATCAAGGCCTGCCCGTGCTCAAATACGTCGGTTTTGGCCAGGCAGTGAATATCACCCTCGGCCTCCCCATCGTGCGCACCTCCGTGGATCACGGCACCGCGCTCGATCTCGCCGGCAGCGGCCGCGCCGAAACCGGCAGTCTGGCGGCCGCCATTGACCTTGCGGCCTTGCTGGGCAGACGCGCCGCGACAACATGA
- the tal gene encoding transaldolase encodes MSNPTPLHTLTEQGQSIWLDYIRRDLMSSGELQRMVTQEGLRGMTSNPAIFDKAISEGNLYDEALLDAYRRDPKQSSQEIFFKLAIEDICAAADQFTEVYRSSAGRDGFVSLEVSPELAHDTDATVNEALALHDKVNRANLMIKVPATQAGLQAIRHLTEAGISINVTLLFAVARYVEVVEAYLGGLEARLDRGLPLDGISSVASFFVSRVDSLLDARLAAHPNPEAHALLGRCAIANAQLAYAHFTQIIDSPRWQRLAKAGAHPQRLLWASTSTKNPDYPPLLYVDELIGAHTVNTLPPATYQTLLKRGSIPAATLPGDIDAAKACIASLTTFGIDLDEATDQLEREGVASFTEAFHHLLGGIATQLDRIKVKA; translated from the coding sequence ATGTCGAATCCCACCCCGTTACACACCCTCACCGAGCAGGGCCAAAGCATCTGGCTCGATTACATCCGCCGCGACCTCATGAGTTCCGGCGAGCTCCAGCGCATGGTGACTCAGGAGGGATTGCGCGGCATGACCTCCAACCCCGCCATCTTCGATAAGGCCATTTCCGAGGGCAACCTTTACGATGAAGCCTTGCTCGACGCATATCGCCGCGACCCCAAACAATCATCACAGGAAATATTTTTCAAACTGGCGATAGAGGACATCTGCGCTGCGGCCGATCAATTCACCGAGGTTTATCGAAGCAGCGCGGGCCGCGATGGCTTCGTCAGCCTGGAAGTCTCCCCCGAGCTAGCCCACGACACCGACGCCACTGTCAACGAAGCGCTCGCCCTGCATGACAAGGTCAACCGCGCCAACCTGATGATCAAGGTGCCTGCCACGCAAGCCGGCTTGCAGGCCATCCGCCACCTTACCGAGGCGGGTATCAGCATCAACGTTACCCTGCTGTTCGCCGTGGCGCGCTATGTCGAAGTCGTCGAAGCCTATCTTGGCGGCCTGGAGGCGCGCCTGGACCGCGGCCTGCCGCTGGATGGCATCAGCTCCGTCGCGAGTTTTTTCGTCAGTCGTGTGGACAGCCTGCTGGATGCCCGCCTCGCGGCCCATCCGAACCCGGAAGCGCACGCGCTGCTCGGGCGCTGCGCCATTGCCAACGCACAACTCGCCTACGCACACTTCACGCAGATCATCGATAGTCCGCGCTGGCAGCGCCTCGCCAAGGCAGGCGCACACCCCCAGCGTCTGCTGTGGGCCAGCACCAGCACCAAGAATCCGGATTATCCACCGCTGCTCTATGTAGACGAACTGATCGGTGCGCACACCGTCAATACGTTGCCGCCCGCCACTTACCAGACACTGCTGAAACGCGGCTCCATACCCGCTGCCACCCTGCCTGGCGATATCGACGCGGCGAAGGCCTGTATCGCAAGCCTTACCACATTCGGCATCGACCTTGATGAAGCCACCGATCAACTCGAACGAGAAGGTGTTGCCTCCTTTACCGAGGCCTTCCACCACCTGCTTGGAGGCATCGCGACGCAGCTCGACCGCATCAAGGTTAAGGCATGA
- the glk gene encoding glucokinase codes for MTLLAGDIGGTKTFLVLARTGDHGIERLHEARYPSATYSDLASMVSDFLATAPDGPHAIMGACFALAGPIQDQHDRQQAQLTNLPWRLDSEDLQHALDIPQIRLINDFAAIGHALATLPPKALATLQAGQPDPTAPSLVVGAGTGLGVCTFCPGDNGPPRLLPAEAGHSNFAPANLRQLRLAEYVLAHEGRCTREYLCSGDGLRRAYAFVCDEAGLAPGAALAARDPAAVVAQAALAGSDPQAVDALSLFVEIYAGQAADLALAVLPFGGVYLAGGIAPKILSRLREPDVIAAFTDRPPMQALLEAMPLQVILDEHAGLAGALECARRLAETRVNS; via the coding sequence ATGACGCTGCTGGCCGGCGATATTGGCGGCACCAAAACCTTCCTGGTGCTCGCGCGCACCGGCGATCATGGCATCGAACGCCTGCATGAGGCCCGCTATCCCAGCGCGACTTATAGCGATCTTGCATCCATGGTGTCCGACTTCCTCGCCACCGCCCCCGACGGCCCGCACGCGATAATGGGCGCCTGTTTCGCCCTGGCCGGACCGATCCAGGACCAGCATGATCGCCAGCAAGCGCAACTCACCAACCTGCCCTGGCGGCTCGACAGCGAAGATCTCCAGCACGCACTCGATATCCCTCAGATCCGCCTGATCAACGACTTTGCCGCCATCGGCCATGCCCTGGCGACACTGCCACCTAAGGCCCTCGCCACGCTCCAGGCCGGCCAACCGGACCCCACCGCGCCCAGCCTGGTGGTCGGCGCGGGCACCGGGCTCGGCGTGTGTACCTTCTGCCCCGGCGATAACGGCCCGCCACGCTTGCTTCCGGCCGAAGCCGGGCACTCGAACTTCGCCCCGGCGAACCTACGCCAGTTGCGCTTGGCCGAATATGTTCTCGCCCACGAGGGGCGCTGCACGCGCGAATATCTATGCTCGGGTGATGGGCTGCGGCGCGCCTACGCATTCGTCTGCGACGAGGCCGGTCTGGCGCCAGGTGCCGCGCTGGCAGCCCGCGATCCAGCCGCCGTCGTCGCCCAGGCCGCGCTGGCCGGCAGCGATCCGCAGGCCGTCGATGCCCTGAGCCTGTTCGTCGAGATCTACGCCGGACAAGCCGCCGACCTCGCACTCGCCGTGCTGCCCTTCGGCGGGGTTTACCTCGCCGGTGGCATCGCACCCAAGATCCTATCGCGGCTACGTGAACCCGACGTCATCGCCGCCTTCACTGATCGCCCACCGATGCAAGCGCTGCTGGAGGCCATGCCGCTACAGGTCATTCTCGACGAACACGCCGGTCTGGCCGGCGCACTCGAATGCGCGCGCCGGCTGGCCGAAACCCGCGTGAACAGTTAA
- the apaG gene encoding Co2+/Mg2+ efflux protein ApaG, giving the protein MTTTPDYAIQVDVETEYLSGESDPSGSRYVFAYTITIQNRGAHPARLLSRHWLITDADGAVQEVRGPGVVGEHPHLRPGEAFRYTSGTQLPTAVGSMQGSYQMIADDGTRFDAEIKPFVLAAPRTLH; this is encoded by the coding sequence ATGACTACGACTCCCGATTACGCCATCCAAGTGGATGTTGAAACCGAATACCTATCCGGCGAGTCCGACCCATCCGGTAGCCGTTACGTATTTGCCTATACCATCACCATCCAGAATCGCGGTGCCCACCCCGCGCGCCTGCTTTCGCGCCATTGGCTGATCACCGATGCGGACGGCGCCGTGCAGGAAGTCCGCGGCCCCGGTGTAGTAGGAGAACATCCCCACCTGCGCCCCGGCGAGGCCTTCCGCTACACCAGCGGCACCCAGCTGCCGACCGCGGTCGGCAGTATGCAGGGCAGCTATCAGATGATCGCAGACGACGGCACACGCTTCGACGCGGAAATCAAACCCTTCGTCCTCGCCGCGCCGCGCACCCTACACTGA
- a CDS encoding class I SAM-dependent methyltransferase has product MSLRGAYTLWAPIYDVLLARGTHALRAHSLVRLGAERERDISLLGIGTGLDLPHLPPGNRYLGVDLTPAMLARARQRAKQLNLPITLQVGDVQHLDLSDASFDTVVMHLILAVVPDPVACLREAARIARPGAHLLILDKFLRPGHPAPLRRLINPLMRRLATRTDVVFENILADTPNLRMLEDRPVAAGGWFREITLERT; this is encoded by the coding sequence ATGTCACTGCGCGGCGCCTATACCCTCTGGGCACCGATCTACGACGTCTTGCTGGCGCGGGGCACGCACGCGCTGCGTGCGCATAGCCTCGTGCGCCTCGGCGCTGAGCGCGAACGCGACATCTCCCTGCTCGGTATCGGCACCGGCCTCGATCTGCCTCACCTCCCACCGGGTAACCGCTATCTCGGTGTCGACCTCACGCCGGCCATGCTGGCGCGCGCGCGTCAGCGGGCGAAACAGCTAAACCTGCCCATCACGCTGCAGGTCGGAGACGTGCAACATCTCGATCTGTCAGATGCCAGTTTCGACACGGTCGTGATGCACCTCATCCTCGCCGTGGTGCCTGACCCGGTCGCCTGCCTGCGCGAGGCCGCGCGTATTGCCCGCCCCGGCGCGCATCTGCTGATCCTCGACAAGTTTCTAAGACCCGGTCACCCTGCGCCATTGCGTCGGCTTATCAACCCACTGATGCGCCGGCTGGCCACGCGCACCGACGTGGTGTTCGAAAACATCCTCGCCGACACGCCGAACCTGCGCATGCTCGAAGATCGCCCGGTCGCCGCTGGCGGCTGGTTCCGCGAGATCACGCTGGAGCGTACCTAA
- a CDS encoding symmetrical bis(5'-nucleosyl)-tetraphosphatase, translating to MAVYAVGDLQGCLDPLERLLEKLRFDPATDRVWLVGDLVNRGPQSLETLRFVRMLGIAAVCVLGNHDLHLLAVAENGDGLHRGDTLQPVLDAPDAAELLDWLRRRPLLHHDATLGWTMVHAGLPPEWDIPHALDYAAEIEAELRTSPAALFANMYGDLPDRWSEDLAGMARRRFILNALTRMRYVDAAGRLDHRCKDAPDDAPTGLTPWFRVPARRSADARIVFGHWSTLGLINEPELLALDTGCVWGGALSAVRLDHPQRPITAVVCPQARQPRGQRI from the coding sequence TTGGCCGTGTATGCCGTCGGCGACCTCCAGGGCTGTCTGGACCCGCTCGAACGCCTGCTCGAAAAATTGCGATTCGACCCGGCCACCGACCGGGTATGGCTGGTTGGCGACCTGGTTAACCGCGGGCCGCAGTCGCTCGAAACCCTGCGCTTCGTACGCATGCTGGGCATAGCCGCCGTGTGCGTACTCGGCAATCACGACCTGCATCTCCTCGCGGTTGCCGAAAACGGCGATGGACTGCATCGAGGAGACACCCTGCAACCGGTCCTCGACGCGCCGGACGCCGCCGAGCTGCTGGACTGGTTACGTCGGCGCCCACTGCTGCACCACGACGCAACGCTCGGCTGGACGATGGTCCATGCCGGACTGCCGCCCGAGTGGGATATTCCACACGCACTCGACTATGCCGCTGAAATCGAGGCCGAACTGCGCACCTCTCCCGCGGCACTCTTCGCAAACATGTACGGCGACCTGCCCGACCGCTGGTCCGAAGATCTCGCTGGCATGGCACGTCGGCGCTTCATCCTCAACGCCCTCACCCGCATGCGCTATGTCGATGCCGCCGGCCGGCTCGATCATCGCTGCAAGGACGCTCCCGACGATGCGCCCACCGGGCTGACGCCCTGGTTCCGAGTTCCCGCGCGCCGTAGTGCCGATGCGCGTATCGTCTTTGGCCATTGGTCCACACTCGGCCTCATCAACGAGCCAGAGCTCCTCGCCCTCGATACTGGTTGTGTCTGGGGTGGCGCACTCAGCGCGGTACGCCTAGATCACCCGCAACGCCCGATCACCGCCGTCGTGTGTCCACAGGCCCGCCAGCCGCGCGGCCAACGCATCTGA
- a CDS encoding DMT family transporter has product MVLALFGALTITPDTLFMRWSEMSGAQMLVWRGLLMGGVFVAAWMVVSHRTRKADIRGFFSGEGLAVVLCQFVSTSLFSLGVAMAPVSVVLFGVASVPVFSAVFGFLLLGDGVHWSTWLAIVAVITGIGIAVFGGGPSAVGGAGSVLLGAVSGLGVAISLALTFVSIRRNPEAPILLTVGVGALLSGVAALFIIGPAAALQGNIGFIAITGIVILPVSFFSLSLASRHTLTANVSLVMLMETVLGPLWVWLGTGERPTSGMLMGGVIVVGSLALYLGYSAYGEIWRRRETPVVVPVARQ; this is encoded by the coding sequence TTGGTACTCGCGCTCTTTGGGGCTCTTACCATTACGCCTGACACGCTGTTTATGCGGTGGTCGGAGATGAGCGGTGCGCAGATGTTGGTTTGGCGGGGCCTGTTGATGGGAGGTGTTTTCGTCGCCGCCTGGATGGTTGTTTCTCATCGTACCCGGAAGGCCGATATCCGCGGATTTTTTTCAGGTGAGGGGTTGGCTGTGGTGTTGTGCCAGTTCGTCAGTACCTCGCTGTTCAGTCTTGGGGTCGCCATGGCGCCGGTCTCGGTCGTGTTGTTTGGCGTCGCTTCGGTGCCGGTATTCTCTGCGGTCTTCGGTTTTTTACTGCTGGGCGATGGCGTTCACTGGTCGACTTGGCTTGCCATTGTTGCGGTGATTACAGGCATTGGCATTGCTGTTTTCGGCGGAGGCCCAAGCGCTGTGGGCGGCGCGGGTAGCGTGTTGCTTGGAGCCGTCTCGGGTCTGGGTGTCGCGATAAGTCTTGCGCTCACCTTTGTTTCGATTCGTCGGAATCCCGAGGCACCTATCTTGTTGACGGTCGGCGTGGGGGCGCTTCTGTCGGGCGTTGCCGCGCTGTTCATCATTGGGCCGGCCGCAGCGCTGCAAGGAAATATAGGGTTTATTGCGATTACGGGTATCGTGATCTTACCCGTATCGTTTTTCTCGCTTTCATTGGCCTCACGTCATACGTTGACTGCGAACGTGAGCCTCGTGATGCTCATGGAGACTGTACTCGGCCCGCTCTGGGTTTGGTTAGGTACGGGGGAAAGGCCGACAAGCGGGATGCTGATGGGGGGTGTCATCGTGGTCGGCAGCCTTGCGCTTTATCTCGGGTATTCGGCCTATGGCGAGATTTGGCGGCGGCGCGAGACACCGGTGGTGGTTCCGGTCGCGCGCCAATAA
- the csrA gene encoding carbon storage regulator CsrA yields MLILTRRVGETLVIGDAIEVTVLGVKGNQVRLGIKAPKDVSVHREEVYQRIHGEVQPDDAGGGSGNE; encoded by the coding sequence ATGCTGATATTGACGCGTCGGGTGGGCGAAACACTGGTGATCGGTGACGCCATAGAGGTGACCGTGCTTGGGGTCAAAGGCAACCAGGTGCGTTTGGGCATCAAGGCGCCTAAGGATGTCAGCGTGCATCGGGAAGAGGTTTACCAGCGCATTCATGGAGAGGTTCAGCCCGACGATGCCGGCGGTGGATCGGGGAATGAGTGA
- a CDS encoding aspartate kinase: protein MALIVQKYGGTSVGTPERIEAVADKIKRFVADGHQVVVVVSAMSGETNRLIDLAHAIDPKARGRELDVLLATGEQVTIALLSMALTQRGCPTRSYTGAQVRILTDSAYNKARILDIDQTRVRADLEAGRVVVVAGFQGVDAEGHITTLGRGGSDTTAVALAAALKAEECQIYTDVDGVYTTDPRVVNDARRLDRITFEEMLEMASLGSKVLQIRSVEFAGKYNVPLRVLSSFKDGPGTLITFEDNTMEDALISGIAFSRDEAQLTITGVSDEPGIAYRILGAIAELNIEVDMIVQNVSAEGLTDFTFTVHRNDYDRAMERLHEVVKDMDAREVVGNTRIAKISLVGVGMRSHAGIASKMFGVLGQEGVNILMISTSEIKISVVVQEKYLELAVRALHDAFNLAQLPEERTDLPNA, encoded by the coding sequence ATGGCACTTATTGTTCAGAAATATGGTGGCACCTCGGTGGGAACGCCGGAGCGCATCGAGGCCGTGGCCGACAAGATCAAGCGCTTCGTCGCGGATGGCCATCAGGTCGTCGTCGTCGTCTCCGCGATGTCGGGCGAGACCAATCGGCTGATCGATCTCGCCCATGCGATCGACCCCAAGGCACGTGGCCGCGAGCTTGATGTCCTGCTCGCGACTGGCGAACAGGTGACCATTGCGCTCTTGAGCATGGCGTTGACCCAGCGCGGTTGCCCCACGCGTTCGTATACCGGGGCGCAGGTGCGAATCCTCACCGACAGCGCCTACAACAAGGCTCGCATTCTCGATATTGATCAGACGCGCGTGCGCGCCGATCTGGAGGCCGGTCGCGTGGTGGTCGTTGCCGGCTTCCAGGGGGTCGACGCCGAGGGGCACATCACCACCCTTGGCCGTGGCGGCTCGGATACCACCGCTGTCGCCCTCGCTGCCGCTCTCAAGGCCGAGGAGTGCCAGATCTACACCGACGTCGACGGCGTCTACACGACCGATCCGCGGGTGGTCAACGACGCACGCCGCCTCGACCGCATCACCTTCGAGGAGATGCTGGAAATGGCGAGCCTGGGTTCCAAGGTCCTGCAGATCCGTTCGGTCGAATTCGCCGGCAAGTACAACGTGCCGCTGCGCGTGCTTTCCAGCTTCAAGGACGGCCCCGGCACCCTGATTACCTTCGAGGACAACACCATGGAAGATGCCCTGATCTCCGGCATTGCCTTCAGCCGCGACGAAGCCCAGCTCACGATCACCGGCGTGTCTGACGAGCCTGGTATCGCTTATCGCATCCTGGGCGCCATTGCCGAGCTGAATATCGAAGTCGATATGATCGTGCAGAACGTCAGTGCAGAAGGTTTGACCGACTTCACCTTCACTGTCCACCGTAACGACTATGATCGTGCCATGGAGCGTTTGCACGAGGTCGTCAAGGACATGGATGCACGCGAGGTGGTCGGCAATACCCGGATCGCCAAGATTTCGCTGGTCGGCGTTGGCATGCGTTCGCATGCTGGCATTGCCAGCAAGATGTTCGGCGTGCTGGGTCAAGAGGGCGTCAATATCCTGATGATCTCCACCTCGGAGATCAAGATTTCGGTGGTCGTTCAGGAGAAGTATTTGGAGCTGGCCGTTCGCGCCTTGCACGATGCCTTCAATCTGGCGCAGCTTCCTGAGGAACGTACTGACCTCCCGAATGCCTAA